From Staphylococcus sp. M0911, a single genomic window includes:
- a CDS encoding amino acid permease encodes MARQLHRELNNRHIQLIAIGGAIGTGLFLGSGQTISLTGPSLLFTYMIIGMILFAFMRALGELLLSNTKFNSFVDIANEYIGPFGGFVIGWTYWICWIVSSMSDLTAMGQYFAFWYPQVPHWLTVLFIVLILISFNLLGARLFGELEFWFSIIKVVTIVAMVIVGLVLIFFSFKTHYGHASFTNLVKHGGMFPHGAFGFLMSFQIAVYSFIGIELIGVTAGETKDPQKTIPKAINNVPIRILLFYIGGLLVIMSVIPWNGIDPDSSPFVKLFTLIGIPFAAGIVNFVVLTAAASATNSGIYSNSRILFGLSKQGLGPKVLSKTNSNGVPYLSMFVSSFTLLVAALLNFIFPDAIQLFIYVTTLSTVLFLVVWAMIIVSYIIYVKKNPQEHKDNKFKLIGGQATAYVVLAFFAFVFILLFFSDDTRAAIFISPFWFIFLYFYYKKYKNNAKDLADKQRLSDQKHVENT; translated from the coding sequence ATGGCAAGACAACTACATAGAGAGTTGAATAACAGACATATCCAATTAATTGCAATTGGGGGTGCAATTGGTACGGGGCTATTCTTAGGTTCTGGACAGACGATTTCACTTACAGGACCTTCACTGTTATTCACATATATGATTATCGGAATGATACTTTTTGCTTTTATGCGTGCTTTAGGGGAATTATTATTAAGTAATACGAAATTCAATTCATTTGTTGATATAGCCAATGAATACATCGGACCTTTTGGCGGTTTCGTGATAGGTTGGACATATTGGATTTGTTGGATTGTTTCAAGTATGTCGGACTTAACAGCAATGGGACAATATTTCGCCTTTTGGTATCCACAAGTCCCACACTGGTTAACAGTGTTATTCATTGTATTAATTTTAATTTCGTTTAACTTACTAGGTGCAAGACTATTTGGAGAGTTAGAGTTTTGGTTCTCAATTATTAAAGTAGTCACAATTGTTGCGATGGTTATTGTAGGGTTAGTATTGATATTCTTTTCTTTTAAAACACATTACGGGCATGCATCATTTACTAACCTCGTTAAACATGGCGGTATGTTCCCACATGGTGCATTTGGATTCTTAATGTCATTCCAAATTGCTGTGTACTCATTTATAGGTATAGAATTAATCGGGGTTACGGCTGGGGAAACAAAAGATCCTCAGAAAACGATTCCTAAAGCAATTAATAATGTGCCTATTCGTATTTTATTATTCTATATTGGTGGGCTACTCGTTATCATGTCTGTCATTCCATGGAACGGTATAGATCCTGATAGCAGTCCATTCGTGAAGTTGTTTACATTGATTGGTATCCCATTTGCCGCTGGTATCGTTAACTTCGTGGTATTAACAGCTGCTGCTTCTGCGACAAATAGTGGGATTTATTCAAACAGTCGTATTTTATTCGGCTTATCTAAACAAGGTCTAGGGCCAAAAGTGTTAAGTAAAACTAATTCAAATGGTGTCCCTTACTTATCAATGTTCGTGTCATCATTTACTTTATTAGTTGCAGCATTACTTAACTTTATCTTTCCGGATGCCATTCAATTATTTATATATGTCACTACGCTATCTACAGTATTGTTTTTAGTTGTATGGGCAATGATTATTGTGTCTTATATCATTTATGTTAAAAAGAATCCTCAAGAACATAAAGATAATAAGTTTAAATTGATTGGAGGACAAGCTACAGCATACGTTGTATTAGCATTCTTTGCATTTGTATTCATATTATTATTCTTTAGTGATGATACTAGAGCCGCTATCTTTATTTCACCATTCTGGTTCATCTTCTTATACTTCTATTATAAAAAGTATAAAAATAATGCTAAAGACCTAGCTGATAAACAACGTTTATCTGATCAAAAACACGTAGAAAACACATAA
- a CDS encoding metallophosphoesterase: protein MKIGAISDLHIDRHPKLNAQHYLDTLVDVVIKREIELLVIAGDISNDYRQVIQFINDLKEMLNIPILFVPGNHDLWSDGTDKSSQEIFDIYTQQDACLIKQPYIIDDEWAIVGHTGWYDYAFANGKFSLEKLERGKHYGATWQDKVRMDCDMTDKALSLQAAQQVEADIERVGTRKMILVTHIVTHPAFVVPTPHRIFDFFNAYIGTKDFNYIYDSYNIQYSIMGHVHFRKTLTEKSVHYLCPCLGYQRQWRTDNISQEINHALMDFTI from the coding sequence ATGAAAATAGGGGCGATTTCTGATTTACATATCGATCGACATCCCAAATTAAATGCACAACATTATTTGGATACTTTAGTTGATGTGGTAATCAAAAGAGAGATAGAATTACTCGTCATTGCGGGTGACATTTCAAATGATTATCGACAAGTGATTCAATTTATCAATGACTTAAAAGAAATGTTAAATATACCTATATTATTTGTACCTGGGAATCATGATTTATGGTCTGATGGTACAGATAAAAGTTCACAAGAAATTTTCGACATTTATACACAACAAGATGCATGTTTGATTAAACAACCTTATATTATTGACGATGAATGGGCTATTGTGGGGCACACAGGATGGTATGATTACGCCTTTGCTAATGGCAAATTTTCATTAGAAAAATTAGAACGAGGTAAACATTATGGTGCAACATGGCAAGATAAAGTGAGAATGGATTGTGATATGACAGATAAGGCACTATCGTTACAAGCGGCGCAACAAGTGGAAGCGGATATAGAACGAGTTGGAACACGCAAGATGATTTTAGTCACACATATTGTTACGCATCCAGCTTTCGTAGTGCCAACACCACATCGTATTTTTGATTTCTTTAATGCTTATATTGGAACCAAAGATTTCAATTATATATATGATAGCTATAACATTCAATACAGTATTATGGGTCACGTTCATTTCAGAAAAACTTTGACGGAGAAAAGTGTACACTATCTATGCCCATGTCTAGGATATCAA